The following are from one region of the Parafrankia discariae genome:
- a CDS encoding NADPH-dependent FMN reductase, with protein MTIKIGIIIGSTRPNRNGEQVAKWVFDVAAKRADAEFELVDLLDYPLPHLDEPLPPSLGQYQNEHTKRWAAKIASFDGFVMVTPEYNHSTSGVLKNAIDYLFAEWANKAVGFVSYGGAGGARATEHLRLIAGELQMADVRQQVVLSLLTEFENFSVFKPGEYNLAALGTLLDQVVAWSAALAPLRQPAAAQA; from the coding sequence ATGACCATCAAGATCGGCATCATCATCGGCAGCACCCGTCCGAACCGCAACGGCGAGCAGGTGGCCAAGTGGGTGTTCGACGTCGCCGCGAAGCGCGCCGACGCCGAGTTCGAGCTCGTCGACCTGCTGGACTACCCACTGCCGCACCTCGACGAGCCGCTCCCGCCGTCGCTGGGCCAGTACCAGAACGAGCACACCAAGCGCTGGGCGGCGAAGATCGCCTCTTTTGACGGCTTCGTGATGGTGACGCCCGAGTACAACCACAGCACCTCCGGCGTGCTGAAGAACGCCATCGACTACCTGTTCGCCGAGTGGGCGAACAAGGCGGTCGGCTTCGTCTCCTACGGCGGGGCCGGCGGCGCCCGCGCCACGGAGCACCTGCGCCTCATCGCCGGCGAGCTGCAGATGGCCGACGTCCGCCAGCAGGTCGTCCTGTCGCTGCTCACCGAGTTCGAGAACTTCAGCGTCTTCAAGCCCGGCGAGTACAACCTGGCCGCGTTGGGCACGCTGCTCGACCAGGTCGTGGCCTGGAGCGCGGCCCTGGCCCCGCTGCGTCAGCCTGCCGCCGCTCAGGCCTGA
- a CDS encoding MBL fold metallo-hydrolase: protein MRPGSAELVDGILAHATTRVLATARFAGQRIPPAAFATDNRAMLLLDVIARIPAMRAELAARHADDLAGQPAAVLALLGDDTAAAERAAVLLADQRRVRAMTRAAVRGPDSPLVPASASASADTPAGAGAGAGAGAGADAAAAVGPDDPRKARNLAKKLEEARRRIEVANGRIGYRDVEIRALRAQLAALTDDLDEAQAVMSALRSELAAVRAASRALAGDVTAAATLLAAAVAPPPPGPAPEFDPREQDRIGHTLPDPGGAAAMNGAAHPHGAAEPCPGEELSVDPRVASAVTGAGLAIDVFRRVLQVIGAPGRVAPGEATTREITLTPLGGGTEIGGSCMLVAAGDVRVLVDAGMRLRQPIDRAGPPDIGVVERGGRLDAIVITHAHNDHAGYVPALTARFPDVPVLCTAETRALLPVMWNDSAKVFRAARAARLTPADHPPAGGAAAVVAPPYGEVEVEAALRRVVAVGYGRRVPIRDGVAVELFPAGHILGAAGVVVSAGSSRVTVTGDVSTPGQASVGGLVVPPAARASDLLVIESTYCNHDGRDREHEVNDFVARVAATVEYGRVLVPAFALGRAQEVALILRSRLPDVPVLVDGMAREISRVYEEQTAAAGRPLQIFGGPVRPVRPQLRAAEMSSFRRGVIITTSGMLSAGPAVQWARRILPDPNSALLLCGYQDEDSPGRELLELAEGGGVFRLGGEVVPVSAEVKKFGLSAHADRRGLTDVIRQVAPEEVMLVHGDRYRQLEYGQHLRRLHYRVADTSRWERRPAG from the coding sequence ATGAGGCCCGGTTCCGCGGAGCTCGTGGACGGAATCCTGGCCCACGCCACCACCCGGGTACTGGCCACCGCCCGGTTCGCCGGGCAGCGGATCCCGCCAGCCGCCTTCGCCACCGACAACCGGGCCATGCTGTTGCTCGACGTGATCGCCCGGATCCCGGCGATGCGGGCCGAGCTGGCCGCCAGGCACGCCGACGACCTCGCCGGCCAGCCGGCGGCCGTGCTGGCGCTGCTCGGCGACGACACCGCCGCGGCCGAGCGAGCCGCGGTGCTGCTCGCCGACCAGCGTCGCGTCCGCGCCATGACCCGCGCGGCGGTGCGCGGTCCGGACAGCCCCCTGGTGCCCGCGTCCGCGTCCGCGTCCGCCGACACTCCTGCCGGGGCCGGGGCCGGGGCCGGGGCCGGGGCCGGGGCCGACGCGGCTGCCGCGGTCGGGCCCGACGACCCGCGCAAGGCCAGGAACCTGGCGAAGAAGCTCGAGGAGGCCCGCCGTCGCATCGAGGTCGCCAACGGCCGGATCGGGTACCGGGACGTGGAGATCCGGGCGCTACGGGCACAGCTCGCCGCGCTCACCGACGACCTCGACGAGGCGCAGGCGGTCATGAGCGCGCTGCGTTCGGAGCTGGCGGCCGTCCGGGCCGCCTCCCGGGCGCTGGCCGGGGATGTCACGGCGGCCGCCACCCTGCTGGCCGCGGCCGTCGCGCCGCCACCGCCGGGCCCGGCACCGGAGTTCGATCCACGGGAGCAGGACCGGATCGGCCACACCCTGCCCGACCCGGGCGGTGCCGCCGCCATGAACGGTGCCGCCCACCCGCACGGTGCCGCCGAGCCGTGCCCCGGGGAGGAGCTGTCCGTCGACCCACGCGTCGCCAGCGCCGTGACGGGCGCCGGGCTGGCCATCGACGTGTTCCGCCGTGTCCTGCAGGTGATCGGCGCGCCGGGGCGGGTGGCGCCGGGGGAGGCCACCACCCGGGAGATCACCCTGACCCCGCTCGGGGGCGGCACGGAGATCGGCGGCTCGTGCATGCTCGTCGCGGCCGGGGACGTCCGGGTCCTCGTGGACGCCGGGATGCGCCTGCGGCAGCCGATCGACCGGGCGGGGCCGCCCGACATCGGCGTTGTCGAGCGGGGCGGCCGGCTCGACGCGATCGTGATCACCCACGCCCACAACGACCACGCCGGGTACGTGCCCGCGCTGACCGCCCGGTTCCCGGACGTCCCCGTGCTCTGCACCGCGGAGACCAGGGCGCTGCTGCCGGTGATGTGGAACGACTCGGCGAAGGTGTTCCGCGCCGCCCGCGCCGCCCGCCTCACGCCCGCCGACCACCCGCCGGCCGGCGGGGCGGCGGCGGTGGTGGCGCCGCCGTACGGCGAGGTCGAGGTCGAGGCCGCGCTGCGGCGAGTCGTGGCGGTCGGGTACGGCCGGCGTGTCCCGATCCGCGACGGTGTCGCCGTCGAGCTGTTCCCCGCCGGGCACATCCTCGGCGCGGCCGGTGTCGTGGTCTCCGCCGGCTCCAGCCGGGTCACCGTCACCGGCGACGTGTCCACCCCGGGGCAGGCCAGCGTCGGCGGCCTGGTCGTACCCCCGGCGGCCCGCGCCAGTGATCTGCTCGTCATCGAGTCCACCTACTGCAACCACGACGGCCGTGACCGCGAGCACGAGGTCAACGACTTCGTCGCCCGGGTCGCGGCGACCGTCGAGTACGGCCGGGTCCTCGTGCCGGCGTTCGCGCTCGGCCGGGCCCAGGAGGTCGCCCTCATCCTGCGTTCCCGGCTGCCGGACGTTCCCGTCCTCGTCGACGGCATGGCCCGGGAGATCAGCCGCGTCTACGAGGAGCAGACGGCCGCCGCCGGCCGGCCGCTTCAGATCTTCGGCGGTCCGGTCCGGCCCGTCCGCCCCCAGCTGCGCGCCGCGGAGATGAGCTCGTTTCGCCGCGGTGTGATCATAACGACGTCCGGGATGCTGTCCGCCGGTCCCGCGGTCCAGTGGGCGCGCCGGATTCTGCCGGACCCGAACTCGGCGCTGCTGCTGTGCGGCTACCAGGACGAGGACTCTCCCGGCCGGGAGCTGCTGGAGCTCGCCGAAGGCGGCGGTGTCTTCCGGCTCGGCGGAGAGGTGGTGCCGGTCAGCGCCGAGGTGAAGAAGTTCGGTCTCTCCGCGCACGCCGACCGGCGTGGCCTGACCGACGTCATCAGGCAGGTGGCACCGGAGGAGGTGATGCTCGTCCACGGCGACCGGTACCGCCAGCTGGAGTACGGCCAGCACCTGCGCCGCCTGCACTACCGGGTCGCCGACACGTCCCGCTGGGAGCGACGCCCGGCCGGCTAG
- a CDS encoding DUF6461 domain-containing protein, translated as MPASAAPAAFAANGLVETIPGGALIRTGAAAGSPHVRLAVLQGPPDEVELAGWDEVVEVSWSTAAGSASVVGAGPAIPAVEGETPPWPGTYRLRVHARDRDDGEEYEGDPRSGEGYLLVVWEAPAAPEVVYRRSDRLGHRLRGEPPPPVRPEAAYRWVRRSPIGEAATVTVIPGADITRVLRAFGADATTPMSMAMLRETWRAGRFWVAVLAVEGAVLAVEDNGFQGAQAQVLRALSRRGRAASMFWNVNALTRLSLAEHGRIVASFEPGLDRAAEIAPAALPYLEGLDLTDHRNKIEKCLVAVERSTGHPVRPVDVERIEAGGVAYLMPDS; from the coding sequence GTGCCGGCATCGGCGGCACCCGCGGCGTTCGCCGCGAACGGGCTGGTCGAGACCATCCCCGGTGGCGCGCTGATCCGCACCGGGGCGGCGGCCGGCTCGCCGCATGTCCGCCTGGCGGTTCTCCAGGGCCCGCCGGACGAGGTCGAGCTCGCCGGCTGGGACGAGGTAGTGGAGGTCAGCTGGAGCACGGCGGCCGGGTCCGCCTCCGTCGTCGGGGCCGGCCCGGCGATCCCCGCGGTGGAAGGCGAGACCCCGCCGTGGCCGGGCACGTACCGACTGCGCGTGCACGCCCGCGACCGGGACGACGGCGAGGAGTACGAGGGCGACCCGCGCAGCGGAGAGGGCTACCTGCTCGTCGTCTGGGAGGCCCCGGCCGCGCCGGAGGTCGTGTACCGGCGGTCCGACCGGTTGGGGCACCGGCTGCGCGGCGAGCCACCGCCCCCGGTCCGGCCGGAGGCCGCCTACCGCTGGGTTCGCCGCAGCCCGATCGGGGAGGCGGCCACCGTCACGGTCATCCCGGGGGCCGACATCACGCGGGTGCTCCGCGCGTTCGGCGCGGACGCCACCACACCAATGTCGATGGCCATGCTGCGCGAGACGTGGCGCGCCGGCCGGTTCTGGGTGGCCGTGCTGGCCGTGGAGGGTGCCGTGCTGGCCGTCGAGGACAACGGCTTCCAGGGCGCCCAGGCGCAGGTGCTGCGGGCGTTGTCCCGGCGGGGCCGGGCTGCCAGCATGTTCTGGAATGTCAACGCGCTCACCCGGCTGTCGCTCGCGGAGCACGGCAGGATCGTCGCGTCCTTCGAACCCGGGCTCGACCGGGCGGCCGAGATCGCGCCGGCCGCGCTGCCCTACCTGGAGGGGCTGGACCTCACCGACCACCGGAACAAGATCGAAAAATGCCTGGTAGCCGTCGAGCGGTCCACCGGCCACCCGGTGCGGCCGGTGGATGTCGAGCGGATCGAGGCGGGCGGTGTGGCCTACCTGATGCCCGACAGCTGA
- a CDS encoding endonuclease V, whose product MSEPCASPGRRPTIEPGPWPVTAAEAEDVQRRLRARVEVVPAASGIDTVAGVDVAYDTGSDLVAGAVVVLDAASLSVVVSSTVVGRAAFPYVPGLLAFRELPTLVTAWNRLPPDICPDLVVCDGYGLAHPRRFGLACHFGVLTGLPTFGVGKTAFVGAAEPPPAARGGSSPLIVDGEVVGRALRTQDGVKEVHVSVGHRIELDQACAHVLALTPRFRLPQTTRAADQAARRVLRSARAARMEPKGRQDVTDSPGD is encoded by the coding sequence TTGAGTGAGCCGTGCGCGAGCCCGGGTCGGCGTCCGACGATCGAGCCGGGCCCCTGGCCGGTCACCGCGGCGGAGGCGGAGGACGTCCAACGGCGGTTGCGCGCGCGGGTCGAGGTCGTTCCCGCGGCGTCCGGGATCGATACGGTCGCCGGTGTCGACGTGGCCTACGACACCGGTTCGGACCTGGTCGCCGGGGCCGTCGTCGTACTCGACGCGGCTTCGCTGAGTGTCGTGGTGTCGTCGACGGTCGTGGGCCGTGCCGCGTTCCCGTACGTGCCGGGGCTGCTCGCCTTTCGGGAACTGCCGACGCTCGTGACGGCGTGGAACAGGCTGCCGCCCGACATCTGTCCCGATCTCGTGGTGTGCGACGGCTACGGCCTGGCGCACCCCCGCCGCTTCGGCCTCGCGTGCCACTTCGGAGTGCTGACGGGCCTGCCGACCTTCGGTGTCGGCAAGACCGCGTTCGTCGGCGCCGCCGAGCCACCGCCCGCCGCCCGCGGTGGCTCCTCGCCGCTGATCGTCGATGGCGAGGTCGTCGGCCGTGCGCTGCGTACCCAGGACGGGGTCAAGGAGGTCCACGTCTCGGTGGGGCACCGGATCGAGCTCGACCAGGCCTGCGCGCACGTCCTCGCGCTGACGCCGCGGTTCCGGCTGCCCCAGACCACCCGGGCCGCCGATCAGGCCGCCCGCCGCGTGCTGCGGTCCGCTCGGGCGGCCCGGATGGAACCGAAAGGCCGGCAGGACGTCACTGACAGCCCCGGGGACTGA